Proteins from one Porites lutea chromosome 3, jaPorLute2.1, whole genome shotgun sequence genomic window:
- the LOC140932337 gene encoding neuroligin-4, X-linked-like: protein MLLATFFIFWLHAFWLHVRAEIVSTKYGDIEGLVTLYPNVSGPFKSVSKFLGVPFAAPPTGELRFKAPQPPKEWKPKVYSAKTHGSVCLQFKLSENLIKLFTSNFTFSEDCLYLDIYSPNISLSLPVMVYIHGGGYVLGTAITYPSDILALQGVVVVIIQYRLGPFGFLTTGDSAAPGNYGMLDQVEALKWVKENIENFGGNPSKVTIFGVSAGGSSVGLHLLSPLSRDLFHQAIPESGVDLSPFAIQPMSFGLRFTEELAQKLNCGSSDHSAMVSCMRSKSALDMQKAAESIKFNFINYISWAPVVDKNFLHDTPQVLRKKGEFKQVPLIITFTSHEGASFLGDMVNDSFGLMENVDNGVSPTLFKSFLTKFAQAQDSRKKNADLLADALEFMYTPWPDNSNPYALRSGLVDVIGDNLFVAPSHKVADVHSQIAPVYMYEFAHRGKPSLALRAEWMGVVHAENIPFDFGVPFLPKFSPHYSQADRNVSLFIITMYANFARSGDPSVNGVAWEKYNSSHRAYLKVDTSPKLKTSFNSRRMSFWNNYYPKLEQVKFDVNKEVVSGAKDVVTMRTALHAVFALIVYLIY, encoded by the exons ATGCTGCTAGCAAcgttttttatcttttggcTTCATGCTTTTTGGCTTCATGTTCGAGCAGAAATAGTGTCAACGAAGTATGGAGATATCGAAGGACTCGTGACTTTATATCCAAATGTCTCTGGTCCTTTCAAATCCGTCAGCAAATTTCTTGGCGTTCCTTTCGCGGCTCCACCAACTGGAGAGCTAAGGTTTAAAGCACCACAACCGCCAAAAGAGTGGAAACCAAAGGTTTATTCGGCTAAAACCCATGGGAGCGTCTGCTTACAGTTCAAACTTTCCGAAAACTTAATCAAGCTTTTTacttcaaatttcactttcagCGAGGATTGCTTATATCTTGATATCTACAGCCCGAACATCAGCCTCAGTTTGCCAGTGATGGTTTACATTCACGGTGGAGGTTACGTTTTAGGAACAGCGATCACTTATCCCAGCGATATCTTGGCTCTCCAGGGGGTGGTGGTGGTCATAATCCAGTATCGTCTAGGTCCCTTTGGTTTCTTGACGACCGGTGATTCAGCGGCGCCTGGTAACTATGGGATGTTGGATCAAGTGGAAGCACTGAAGTGGGTCAAAGAAAACATCgaaaattttggcgggaatcCAAGCAAAGTGACCATATTTGGCGTGAGCGCTGGAGGATCCAGCGTGGGACTCCATCTTCTATCGCCTCTATCACGTGACCTCTTTCATCAAGCCATTCCAGAGAGCGGTGTAGATTTAAGTCCCTTTGCGATTCAGCCAATGTCTTTTGGTCTCCGTTTCACAGAAGAGCTTgcacaaaaactgaattgtGGATCCAGTGACCATTCTGCAATGGTTTCTTGTATGCGCAGCAAATCAGCTTTAGACATGCAGAAGGCCGCCGAGTCAATCAAATTTAATTTCATTAATTATATCTCCTGGGCACCAGTCgtagataaaaactttcttcatGATACACCCCAAGTTTTGAGGAAAAAAGGAGAATTCAAACAAGTGCCGCTTATCATCACCTTCACAAGTCACGAGGGGGCGAGTTTTCTCGGAGACATGGTCAACGATTCTTTTGGGCTGATGGAGAACGTGGACAATGGAGTCAGTCCGACTTTGTTCAAATCATTTCTAACCAAGTTTGCTCAAGCTCAAGACAGTAG GAAGAAGAATGCTGATCTTCTCGCCGATGCCTTGGAGTTCATGTACACGCCCTGGCCTGACAACAGTAACCCATACGCATTAAGAAGTGGACTTGTTGATGTTATTGGAGATAACCTTTTCGTTGCCCCCAGTCACAAGGTCGCTGACGTTCACAGTCAGATCGCTCCTGTTTACATGTATGAGTTTGCTCATCGGGGAAAGCCAAGTTTGGCGTTACGTGCAGAGTGGATGGGTGTTGTTCATGCTGAAAACATTCCCTTTGATTTCGGAGTTCCTTTCCTTCCCAAATTTTCGCCACATTATAGTCAGGCTGACAGAAATGTCAGTCTGTTTATCATAACCATGTACGCAAACTTTGCCCGGTCCGGCGATCCTTCAGTCAACGGTGTCGCGTGGGAGAAATACAACTCGAGTCACAGAGCTTACCTAAAAGTGGACACAAGTCCCAAACTGAAGACGTCATTTAATTCTCGCCGAATGTCGTTTTGGAATAATTACTATCCTAAATTGGAGCAGGTGAAGTTCGATGTCAATAAAGAGGTGGTCAGCGGTGCAAAGGATGTTGTTACCATGAGAACTGCTCTTCACGCTGTATTTGCTTTAATAGTATACTTGATTTACTAA